A genomic stretch from Apodemus sylvaticus chromosome 12, mApoSyl1.1, whole genome shotgun sequence includes:
- the Pcp4l1 gene encoding Purkinje cell protein 4-like protein 1, with protein sequence MSELNTKTAPATNQASDPEEKGKPGSIKKAEEEEEIDIDLTAPETEKAALAIQGKFRRFQKRKKDSSS encoded by the exons CTTAACACCAAAACAGCTCCAGCAACCAACCAGGCCTCTGACCCTGAGGAAAAAG GGAAGCCTGGCAGCATCAAGaaggcggaggaggaggaagaaatcgACATTGACCTGACAGCgccagagacagagaaggcagcCCTTGCGATCCAGGGCAAGTTCCGGCGATTCCAGAAGAGGAAAAAGGATTCCAGCTCCTGA
- the Mpz gene encoding myelin protein P0: MAAGAPSSSPSPFLATLLFSSLVLSPALAIVVYTDREVYGAVGSQVTLHCSFWSSEWVSDDISFTWRYQPEGGRDAISIFHYAKGQPYIDEVGTFKERIQWVGDPRWKDGSIVIHNLDYSDNGTFTCDVKNPPDIVGKTSQVTLYVFEKVPTRYGVVLGAVIGGILGVVLLLLLLFYLIRYCWLRRQAALQRRLSAMEKGRFHKSSKDSSKRGRQTPVLYAMLDHSRSTKAASEKKSKGLGESRKDKK, translated from the exons ATGGCTGCAGGGGCTCcctcctccagccccagccctttCCTGGCCACCCTGCTCTTCTCTTCTTTGG TGCTGTCTCCAGCCCTGGCCATTGTGGTTTACACGGACAGGGAAGTCTATGGTGCTGTGGGCTCCCAGGTGACTCTGCACTGCTCCTTCTGGTCCAGTGAATGGGTCTCAGATGACATCTCTTTTACCTGGCGCTACCAGCCCGAAGGAGGCCGAGATGCCATTTCG ATTTTCCACTATGCCAAGGGACAACCTTACATCGATGAGGTGGGGACCTTCAAAGAGCGCATCCAGTGGGTAGGGGACCCTCGCTGGAAGGATGGCTCCATTGTCATACACAACCTAGACTACAGTGACAACGGCACTTTCACATGTGATGTCAAAAACCCACCGGACATAGTGGGCAAGACGTCTCAGGTCACGCTCTATGTCTTTGAAAAAG tGCCCACTAGGTATGGGGTGGTGTTGGGAGCCGTGATCGGGGGCATCCTCggggtggtgctgctgctgctgttgctcttCTACCTGATTCGGTACTGCTGGCTGCGCAGGCAGGCTGCCCTGCAGAGAAGGCTCAG TGCCATGGAGAAGGGGAGATTTCATAAGTCTTCGAAGGACTCCTCGAAGCGCGGGCGGCAG ACGCCAGTGCTGTATGCCATGCTGGACCACAGCCGAAGCACCAAAGCTGCCAGTGAGAAGAAATCTAAAGGGCTGGGGGAGTCTCGCAAGGATAAGAAATAG